One window of the Eucalyptus grandis isolate ANBG69807.140 chromosome 8, ASM1654582v1, whole genome shotgun sequence genome contains the following:
- the LOC104448302 gene encoding probable disease resistance protein At5g47260: MDIDASIASRHTSDPPIVEATIDDSQVPKAATNTTGPSSSQDMNRCSPTMNLRSIYANDEMIRNLKRKVKELDDKEAVIKEQMEIESAASSIRKKPRLLVERWLKETERTRNSFQIIGQANAETLPPKEQVETLTREVEELMGKTLPQTLLIEERDAKGVKLLERKLTGEAIHRNIELIWDHLTKNHGCKLGIYGMGGVGKTTIMMHIHNRLLEDATFENVVFYHCVQ; this comes from the exons ATGGACATAGATGCCTCAATTGCATCACGGCATACAAGTGACCCTCCCATTGTTGAGGCGACAATCGATGATTCGCAAGTTCCAAAGGCAGCAACAAATACAACCGGCCCGTCATCATCACAAG ATATGAACAGGTGTTCTCCAACCATGAACTTACGGAGTATCTATGCCAACGATGAAATGATAAGAAAcctgaaaagaaaagtgaaggaACTCGACGACAAAGAAGCTGTCATAAAGGAGCAGATGGAGATAGAGTCTGCTGCTTCCTCAATTCGGAAGAAACCGAGGCTATTGGTTGAGAGATGGCTGAAAGAGacagaaagaacaagaaatagTTTTCAAATAATTGGCCAAGCCAATGCGGAAACTTTGCCACCAAAGGAACAGGTGGAGACATTGACGAGAGAAGTGGAAGAACTCATGGGAAAAACGCTTCCACAAACACTGCTCATAGAAGAGAGAGATGCCAAAGGAGTCAAACTTTTGGAACGAAAGTTAACAGGTGAAGCGATTCATAGGAACATTGAGTTGATTTGGGACCATCTTACAAAGAATCATGGATGCAAATTGGGTATTTATGGAATGGGTGGTGTTGGGAAGACAACTATTATGATGCACATACATAATAGACTTCTTGAAGATGCAACCTTCGAAAATGTGGTTTTTTATCACTGTGTCCAATGA
- the LOC120287215 gene encoding probable disease resistance protein At4g27220, with protein MPLNLETEAIVKSIVKECTGLPIGVITMARTMRGVTDVFEWRDSLVKLKESSIGQTNMEKKVLMNLKFSYDRLGNPNVQQCFLSCALYPEDELIHKFELVEFFIDQRLIGELNTRKEQYDRGLTIMNKLENVCLLEYYDSPWSVYGKRMKMHDLIRDMALHIMSATSIVKSGKGLKRIPHEEYWTDALEKVSLMKNNISEFSLNLSPNCPKLSTLLLDYGLSHDVVIPNSFFKNLCELKVLNLSGHNMTELPNSISDLVNLRALLLRYCMELRHIPYLGKLTSLRKLDAKNCRSLEALEGLEKLVNLRYLDLIETRIERLPKGMLDHLLNLQYLKFLVVNKEDITKLEALETSRCYLKNVDDFNKCVSAIERSNNPRYYDLNVHLEKTKFIAEVSDHTRFGNLRNLGRESSFGTGVMPL; from the coding sequence ATGCCACTTAATTTGGAAACTGAAGCAATTGTGAAGTCCATTGTTAAAGAATGTACTGGCTTGCCGATTGGAGTCATCACGATGGCAAGAACCATGCGAGGAGTGACTGATGTGTTTGAATGGAGGGATTCCTTGGTGAAATTGAAAGAATCAAGTATAGGACAAACAAATATGGAGAAGAAGGTGTTAATGAATCTGAAATTCAGTTATGATCGCCTTGGTAATCCCAATGTGCAACAATGCTTCTTATCTTGTGCACTTTATCCAGAAGATGAATTGATTCATAAGTTTGAGTTGGTAGAATTCTTTATCGACCAAAGATTGATTGGTGAATTGAATACAAGGAAGGAACAATATGATAGAGGCCTCACCATAATGAACAAATTGGAAAATGTTTGTCTATTGGAATATTATGATAGTCCATGGAGTGTTTATGGGAAAAGGATGAAGATGCACGATTTGATTAGAGACATGGCATTGCACATCATGAGTGCGACTTCGATTGTAAAATCGGGAAAGGGATTGAAGAGGATTCCACATGAGGAATATTGGACTGATGCTTTGGAGAAAGTGTCTCTAATGAAAAATAACATTAGCGAATTTTCGTTGAACTTGTCACCAAATTGCCCTAAGCTATCAACTCTTCTATTAGATTATGGCTTGTCACATGATGTGGTCATCCCTAATTCcttcttcaaaaatttatgcGAGCTAAAGGTTCTAAATTTGAGTGGACATAATATGACAGAACTTCCAAATTCCATCTCAGACTTGGTAAACTTGAGGGCATTATTGCTTCGATATTGTATGGAATTGCGCCATATTCCTTATCTAGGGAAGCTCACATCTTTAAGAAAGTTGGACGCTAAAAACTGTAGGAGTCTTGAAGCCCTTGAGGGTCTGGAAAAGTTGGTGAACTTGAGATACCTTGACCTTATTGAAACACGTATTGAGAGATTGCCCAAAGGAATGTTGGACCATTTATTAAACTTgcaatatcttaaatttttggTGGTAAATAAAGAAGACATTACAAAATTGGAGGCATTGGAGACATCTAGATGCTACCTTAAAAATGTGGATGATTTCAACAAGTGTGTGAGTGCTATTGAGCGGAGTAATAACCCTCGCTATTACGACCTCAACGTGCATCTAGAAAAAACAAAGTTTATTGCGGAAGTAAGTGATCATACTCGATTTGGGAATTTGAGGAATTTGGGGAGGGAGTCATCATTTGGGACTGGGGTCATGCCATTGTGA
- the LOC104417038 gene encoding LOW QUALITY PROTEIN: pleiotropic drug resistance protein 1 (The sequence of the model RefSeq protein was modified relative to this genomic sequence to represent the inferred CDS: substituted 2 bases at 2 genomic stop codons), producing MDGGDIYRAGNSLRSTSSTTWRNQVSMGDAFSRSSHDEDDEEALRWAALEKLPTFKRLQKGILTASGGANQIDIWTLGFHDRKRLLERLLRVTEEDNEGFLLKLRNRIDRVGIDVPTIEVRFEHXNVEAEAHEGSRALPTVINFCTSILESFLNFLHVLPSRKKHLTILQDVSGIIKPGRMTLLLGPPSSGKTTLLLALAGKLDPKLKTTGRVTYNGHVMNEFVPERTVAYISQHDLHIGEMTVRETLAFSARCQGVGSQYDMLSELSRREKAANIKSDPDIDIFMKAAVTEGQEANVVTDYILKILGLEVCADAMVGDEMLRGISGGQRKRVTTSEMLVGPAEVFFMDEISTGLDSSTTYQIVNSLKQFIRILDGTAVISLLQPAPETYDLFDDILLLSDGQIVYQGPRELVLDFFESMGFKCPTRKGVADFLQEVTSRKDQHQYWVRKDEPYTFVTVREFAEAFQSFHVGRKLGEELSTPFDKSKNHPAALTTKRFGVGMKDLLKACILREYLLMKRNSFVYIFKVTQLTIMAFISMTLFLRTKMHRDTVTDGGIXIGASFFTVITIVFNGMAELSMTIAKLPIFYKQRDLLFYPAWAYALPSWILKIPITFVEVAVWVFITYYVIGYDPNVGRLFKQYLLLAAISQMASGLFRLTAALGRNLIIANTFGSFVMLVLFALGGVVLSREDVKKWWIWGYWTSPLMYGQNAIVVNELLGSNWNKIPPNSSSNESLGIQVLKSRGFFTEAYWYWIGLGALFGFIILFNFGFTVALALLNPFGKSHSVKSDDPEGNKNVDRIEGSIQLQSRGSTLRNGSGRSSKPETAVAANTKRGMVPPFEQHSITFDEITYSVDMPREMKNQGAPEDRLVLLKGVSGSFRPGVLTALMGISGAGKTTLMDVLAGRKTGGYIKGNITISGYPKNQDTFARISGYCEQNDIHSPHVTVYESLIYSAWLRLPPGMDDQTRKLFVEEVMELVELNPLRQALVGLPGVDGLSIEQRKRLTIAVELVSNPSIIFMDEPTSGLDARAAAIVMRTVRNTVDTGRTVVCTIHQPSIDIFEAFDELFLMKRGGQEIYVGPLGRHSSHLIEYFEGILGVSKIKDGYNPATWMLEVTSPAQELALGVDFSDLYKNSDLYRRNKALIEELSIPPPNSKDLYFPTKYSQSTFIQLMACLWKQRWSYWRNPPYTAVRFLFTLIIALMFGTMFWDLGSKTTRSQDLMNAMGSMCTYTSHITMYAALVFLGVQNAASVQPVVAVERTVFYRERAAGMYSAPPYALAQVLIEVPYVLVQAISYGIIVYAMIGFKWTVAKFFWYLFFMFFTLLYFTYYGMMAVSMTPNHHIASIVSFAFYAIWNLFSGFIVPRTRIPIWWRWYYWACPISWTLYGLVVSQFGDLTNTLEDTGDTVEEYMRDYFGYRHDFLGAIAAAMIGFTMLFAFVFAISIKILNFQRR from the exons ATGGATGGAGGAGATATATACAGAGCGGGCAACAGCCTGCGCTCGACCAGCTCCACCACGTGGAGGAACCAGGTATCGATGGGGGATGCGTTCTCGAGGTCTTCGCACGATGAGGATGACGAGGAAGCTCTGAGATGGGCTGCTCTCGAGAAACTCCCTACCTTCAAGCGTCTCCAGAAAGGGATTCTGACGGCCAGCGGCGGTGCTAACCAAATCGATATCTGGACTCTGGGCTTTCATGACAGGAAGAGGTTGCTTGAGAGGTTATTGAGGGTCACTGAGGAGGACAACGAGGGCTTCTTGCTGAAGCTCCGGAACCGCATTGACAG AGTTGGAATTGATGTTCCTACAATTGAAGTCAGATTCGAGCATTAGAATGTGGAGGCAGAGGCTCATGAAGGAAGCAGAGCTTTGCCCACCGTCATTAATTTCTGCACTAGTATTCTAGAG agcttcttgaattttcttcacGTACTTCCCAGTAGAAAGAAGCACTTGACCATCCTTCAAGATGTTAGTGGGATCATCAAACCTGGCAG GATGACTTTGCTTCTAGGTCCACCTAGTTCAGGAAAGACCACGCTCTTGTTAGCTTTGGCCGGAAAGCTTGATCCTAAACTAAAG ACGACAGGAAGGGTAACTTACAATGGACATGTCATGAATGAGTTTGTGCCCGAAAGAACCGTGGCTTACATAAGTCAACACGATCTTCACATAGGAGAAATGACCGTTAGAGAAACTTTGGCCTTCTCTGCAAGATGTCAGGGAGTTGGATCACAATACG ATATGTTGTCAGAGTtgtcaagaagagagaaagCAGCAAATATAAAATCAGATCCCGATATCGATATCTTCATGAAG GCAGCAGTAACAGAAGGTCAAGAGGCTAATGTCGTCACTGATTATATCCTCAAG ATTTTAGGGTTGGAAGTATGTGCTGATGCGATGGTCGGAGATGAAATGTTGAGGGGTATTTCTGGAGGACAACGGAAGCGTGTGACCACAA GTGAGATGCTGGTGGGGCCTGCCGAGGTATTTTTCATGGATGAGATATCAACTGGGCTCGATAGCTCGACAACATACCAAATTGTCAACTCCTTGAAACAATTTATTCGCATTCTTGATGGAACGGCAGTTATCTCTCTCCTCCAACCAGCTCCGGAGACTTATGATCTGTTTGACGACATTCTTCTCCTATCTGATGGTCAAATCGTGTACCAGGGTCCACGTGAACTCGTCCTAGATTTCTTTGAATCCATGGGATTCAAATGCCCTACGAGGAAGGGTGTTGCTGATTTCTTGCAGGAA GTAACATCAAGAAAAGATCAGCATCAGTATTGGGTACGCAAAGATGAGCCTTACACTTTTGTCACGGTTCGGGAATTTGCGGAGGCATTCCAATCATTTCATGTGGGAAGAAAGCTCGGGGAAGAACTTTCCACTCCATTTGATAAGAGCAAGAACCACCCAGCCGCTTTGACTACCAAAAGATTTGGTGTTGGAATGAAGGATTTGCTTAAAGCTTGCATTTTAAGAGAGTACTTGCTTATGAAAAGGAACTCATTTGTCTACATCTTCAAGGTCACTCAG CTCACAATTATGGCGTTTATTTCGATGACCCTATTCTTACGGACTAAGATGCATCGGGATACTGTAACTGATGGAGGAATTTAAATTGGTGCCTCGTTCTTCACCGTGATCACGATCGTGTTCAATGGAATGGCAGAGCTTTCAATGACTATAGCCAAGCTCCCAATTTTCTACAAGCAAAGAGACCTCCTCTTCTATCCTGCATGGGCATATGCTCTACCATCCTGGATTCTAAAAATCCCTATCACATTTGTGGAGGTTGCAGTTTGGGTGTTCATCACCTACTACGTCATTGGATATGATCCAAATGTTGGAAG GTTGTTCAAGCAGTATCTTTTGCTTGCGGCCATTAGTCAGATGGCCTCTGGATTGTTTCGATTGACCGCGGCACTTGGGAGAAACTTGATCATTGCCAACACATTCGGGTCATTTGTTATGCTCGTACTCTTTGCATTGGGCGGAGTTGTTCTTTCCCGAG AGGACGTAAAGAAATGGTGGATATGGGGATATTGGACATCTCCTTTAATGTATGGGCAGAACGCCATAGTCGTCAATGAACTTTTAGGATCGAATTGGAATAAG ATTCCCCCAAATTCAAGTTCAAACGAATCCCTAGGAATTCAAGTTTTGAAGTCTCGTGGGTTCTTTACTGAAGCATATTGGTATTGGATAGGACTTGGGGCATTGTTTGGGTTCATCATCCTCTTCAACTTTGGGTTTACGGTGGCTCTCGCTCTTCTTAATC CCTTTGGCAAATCCCACTCAGTAAAATCAGATGATCCTGAGGGCAACAAGAACGTTGATAGAATAGAAGGATCAATTCAGTTGCAATCTCGAGGCTCTACTCTGAGAAATGGATCTG GGAGGTCATCCAAGCCTGAGACAGCTGTTGCCGCCAATACGAAAAGAGGAATGGTGCCCCCATTTGAGCAGCACTCAATTACTTTCGATGAAATAACTTATTCAGTTGATATGCCACGG GAAATGAAGAATCAAGGTGCTCCAGAGGATAGATTGGTGCTCTTGAAAGGTGTAAGTGGTTCTTTTAGGCCAGGCGTTCTTACTGCTCTAATGGGCATTAGCGGTGCTGGTAAAACTACTCTAATGGATGTGTTGGCTGGGAGAAAAACTGGAGGATACATCAAGGGCAACATAACAATTTCTGGGTATCCAAAGAATCAAGATACATTTGCTCGGATTTCTGGATATTGTGAACAAAACGATATCCATTCACCTCATGTCACTGTCTATGAGTCCTTAATTTACTCGGCATGGCTGCGTTTGCCCCCTGGCATGGACGACCAAACCAGAAAG CTGTTTGTTGAGGAAGTTATGGAACTTGTGGAGCTAAATCCGCTGAGACAAGCCTTGGTTGGTTTGCCTGGTGTGGATGGTCTATCCATCGAACAACGCAAAAGGCTGACCATTGCAGTTGAACTAGTCTCAAACCCCTCCATCATTTTCATGGACGAACCTACCTCAGGGCTTGATGCAAGAGCTGCTGCTATTGTCATGAGAACAGTTAGGAATACAGTGGACACGGGGAGAACAGTCGTATGCACAATTCACCAACCAAGCATTGATATATTTGAAGCTTTCGATGAG CTTTTCTTAATGAAGCGAGGGGGACAGGAGATATATGTCGGCCCTTTGGGTCGTCATTCTTCTCATCTAATAGAGTATTTTGAG GGAATCCTAGGAGTTAGTAAAATCAAAGATGGCTATAATCCAGCAACTTGGATGCTCGAAGTTACAAGCCCAGCACAAGAACTCGCTTTAGGTGTCGATTTTTCTGATCTATACAAGAACTCAGATTTGTACAG gAGAAACAAGGCTTTGATTGAAGAGTTGAGCATACCTCCTCCAAATTCTAAGGACCTCTATTTCCCGACTAAGTATTCTCAGTCAACTTTCATCCAATTGATGGCTTGCTTATGGAAGCAACGTTGGTCTTACTGGCGGAATCCGCCGTACACGGCTGTTCGGTTCCTCTTCACCCTCATCATTGCCTTAATGTTTGGGACTATGTTTTGGGACCTCGGCTCTAAAAC GACCCGGAGTCAAGATTTGATGAATGCAATGGGATctatgt gtacttatactagtcATATCACTATGTATGCGGCTCTTGTCTTCCTTGGGGTCCAAAATGCAGCTTCTGTGCAACCAGTTGTTGCAGTGGAGAGAACGGTTTTCTATAGAGAGCGAGCTGCAGGGATGTACTCGGCCCCACCATATGCGTTAGCACAG GTTCTAATTGAAGTCCCTTATGTCCTCGTGCAAGCTATATCATATGGTATCATAGTTTATGCAATGATTGGATTCAAATGGACCGTTGCAAAATTTTTCTGGTATCTATTCTTCATGTTCTTCACGTTGTTGTATTTCACATACTATGGTATGATGGCCGTGAGCATGACCCCAAACCACCACATCGCTTCCATCGTCTCTTTTGCATTCTATGCCATATGGAACCTCTTTTCAGGTTTCATCGTGCCAAGGACT AGGATACCTATCTGGTGGAGATGGTACTACTGGGCGTGCCCCATTTCTTGGACTTTATATGGATTGGTGGTCTCTCAATTCGGCGATTTGACAAATACGCTTGAAGACACTGGGGACACAGTGGAAGAATACATGAGAGATTACTTTGGTTATCGACACGATTTTTTGGGCGCGATTGCCGCAGCAATGATAGGATTCACAATGCTTTTCGCATTCGTTTTCGCCATTTCCATCAAGATACTCAATTTCCAGAGGCGGTAA